From Lagenorhynchus albirostris chromosome 10, mLagAlb1.1, whole genome shotgun sequence, the proteins below share one genomic window:
- the PEX6 gene encoding peroxisome biogenesis factor 6 isoform X4, translated as MALAVLRVLEPFPTETPPLAVLLPPGGPWPAAGLGLVLALRPAGESPAGPALLVAALEGPGAGTEEQGPGPPQLLVSRALLRLLALGSGAWVRARPVRRPPALGWALLGTSSGPGLGPRVGPLLVRRGETLPVPGPRVLETRPALQGLLGPGTRLAVTELRGRAKLGPETEDSSRPPPPPVVSSFAASGAVRRLRGVLGGTGDALGVSRSCLRSLSLFQGEWVWVTRAGESSNTSQPHLATVQVLEPRWDLCERLGPSSGQLGEPLADGLALVPATLAFNLGCDPLEVGELKIQRYLEGSSTPEDKGSCSVLPGPPFAKELHIEIVSSPHYSTNGTYDHVLYRHFQTPRAVQEGDVLCVPTVGQVEILEGSPEKLPRWREMFFKVKKTVGEAPDGPTRAYVADTTHTSLYLVGSALSLVPRLPSGESTPWSSLSPPGLEGLVTELCAALKPRLQPGGALLTGTGSVLLRGPPGSGKTTAVAAACSCLGLHLLKVPCSSLCADSSGAVETKLQAIFSRAGRCRPVVLLLTAVDLLGRDRDGLGEDARVVATLRRLLLDEDPLTSCPPLMVVATTSRAQDLPVDVQTAFPHELEVPVLSEGQRLSILRALTAHLPLGQEVNLAQLARRCAGFVVGDLYALLTHSSRAACTRIKNSGWAGGLSAEDEGELCAAGFPLLAEDFGQALEQLQSAHSQAVGAPKVDTPGPWRWDRSSLHQQREGARADQHVRGPKRGECTAWVVSQLLAELDGLHSTQDVFVIGATNRPDLLDPALLRPGRFDKLVFVGVSEDRASQLRVLSAITRKFRLEPSVSLVDVLDHCPPQLTGADLYSLCSDAMTAALKRRVRDLEEGLEPGSSALLLTMEDLLQAAARLQPSVSEHELLRYKSIQRKFAAC; from the exons ATGGCGCTGGCAGTCTTGCGGGTCCTGGAGCCCTTCCCGACGGAGACACCCCCGTTGGCGGTGCTGCTGCCACCTGGGGGCCCGTGGCCTGCGGCGGGGCTGGGCCTGGTGCTGGCGCTGCGGCCTGCTGGGGAGAGCCCGGCAGGGCCGGCGCTGCTAGTGGCCGCCCTGGAGGGACCGGGCGCGGGCACCGAAGAGCAGGGGCCGGGGCCTCCGCAGCTGCTGGTGAGCCGCGCGCTGTTGCGGCTCCTGGCCCTGGGCTCCGGGGCATGGGTGCGGGCGCGGCCGGTGCGGCGGCCCCCGGCGCTGGGCTGGGCGCTGCTCGGCACCTCGTCTGGGCCCGGGCTCGGACCGAGAGTCGGGCCGTTGCTGGTGAGGCGCGGAGAGACCCTGCCAGTACCCGGACCGCGGGTGCTGGAGACGCGGCCGGCGTTACAAGGGCTACTGGGCCCAGGGACGCGACTAGCTGTGACTGAGCTCCGTGGGCGGGCCAAACTGGGTCCGGAGACTGAGGACAGCAGccggcccccacccccgccggtGGTGTCCTCCTTCGCGGCCTCTGGCGCAGTCCGGCGACTCCGGGGAGTTCTGGGAGGGACTGGAGATGCATTGGGGGTGAGCCGGAGCTGTCTCCGTAGCCTCAGCCTCTTCCAGGGCGAATGGGTGTGGGTGACCCGGGCTGGAGAGTCATCGAACACTTCCCAGCCACACTTGGCCACGGTGCAGGTCCTAGAGCCTCGCTGGGACCTCTGTGAAAGGCTGGGACCCAGCTCTGGGCAGCTGGGAGAGCCCCTCGCTGACGGACTGGCCCTCGTGCCTGCTACTCTGGCTTTTAATCTCGGCTGTGATCCCCTGGAGGTGGGAGAGCTTAAAATTCAG AGATACTTGGAGGGCTCCAGCACCCCTGAAGACAAAGGAAGCTGCTCAGTGCTGCCTGGGCCTCCGTTTGCCAAAGAGTTACACATCGAAATTGTGTCCTCTCCTCACTACAGCACTAATGGAACTTATGACCATGTTCTTTACCGGCACTTTCAGACACCCAG GGCAGTCCAGGAAGGGGATGTTCTGTGTGTGCCAACAGTCGGACAAGTAGAGATCCTGGAAGGAAGCCCAGAGAAACTGCCCAG GTGGCGGGAGATGTTctttaaagtgaagaaaacagTTGGGGAAGCTCCGGATGGGCCAACCAGGGCCTATGTAGCTGACACCACCCACACCTCCTTGTACTTG GTGGGTTCTGCCCTGAGCCTTGTTCCAAGGCTCCCTTCAGGTGAATCCACTCCCTGGAGCAGCTTGTCTCCTCCAGGCCTGGAGGGCTTGGTGACTGAGCTCTGTGCTGCCCTGAAGCCTCGCCTCCAGCCAGG GGGTGCCCTGCTGACAGGAACAGGCAGTGTCCTTCTACGGGGCCCCCCGGGCAGTGGGAAGACCACTGCAGTCGCTGCCGCCTGCAGCTGCCTCGGGCTCCACTTACTGAAG GTGCCCTGCTCCAGCCTCTGTGCAGACAGTAGCGGGGCTGTGGAGACAAAACTGCAGGCCATTTTCTCCCGGGCTGGGCGCTGCCGGCCTGTGGTTCTGTTGCTGACAGCTGTGGACCTGCTGGGCCGGGACCGTGATGGGCTAGGCGAGGATGCCCGTGTGGTGGCCACACTGCGTCGCCTCCTCCTGGATGAAGACCCCCTCACCAG CTGCCCTCCCCTGATGGTCGTGGCCACCACAAGCCGGGCCCAGGACCTGCCTGTGGATGTGCAGACAGCGTTTCCTCACGAGCTAGAGGTGCCTGTGCTGTCAGAGGGGCAGCGGCTCAGCATCCTGCGGGCCCTCACTGCCCACCTCCCACTGGGCCAAGAGGTGAACCTGGCGCAGCTGGCACGGCGGTGTGCA GGCTTTGTGGTAGGGGATCTCTATGCCCTTTTGACCCACAGCAGCCGGGCAGCCTGCACCAGGATCAAGAACTCGGG CTGGGCAGGTGGCTTGAGTGCGGAGGATGAGGGGGAGCTGTGTGCTGCTGGCTTTCCTCTCCTGGCTGAGGACTTTGGGCAGGCGCTGGAGCAGCTGCAGTCAGCTCACTCCCAGGCCGTCGGAGCCCCCAAGGTAGACACTCCAGGTCCTTGGAGGTGGGACCGGAGCTCCCTCCACCAGCAG CGTGAAGGGGCCCGAGCTGATCAACATGTACGTGGGCCAAAGCGAGGAGAATGTACGGCATG GGTGGTGTCTCAGCTCCTGGCCGAGCTGGACGGGCTTCACAGCACTCAGGATGTGTTTGTGATTGGAGCCACCAACAGACCAGACCTCCTGGACCCTGCCCTTCTGAGGCCCGGCAG GTTTGACAAGTTGGTGTTTGTGGGAGTGAGCGAGGACCGCGCCTCCCAGCTGCGTGTTCTGAGTGCCATCACGCGCAA ATTCAGGCTCGAGCCCTCTGTGAGCCTGGTGGACGTGCTGGACCACTGCCCACCCCAGCTGACGGGCGCAGACCTCTACTCCCTGTGCTCCGATGCCATGACAGCTGCCCTCAAACGCAGGGTTCGGGACCTGGAGGAAG GCCTGGAGCCCGGGAGCTCGGCACTGCTGCTCACCATGGAGGACCTGCTGCAGGCTGCAGCTCGGCTACAGCCCTCGGTCAGCGAGCACGAGCTGCTCCGGTACAAGAGCATCCAGCGCAAGTTTGCTGCCTGCTAG
- the PEX6 gene encoding peroxisome biogenesis factor 6 isoform X3 produces the protein MALAVLRVLEPFPTETPPLAVLLPPGGPWPAAGLGLVLALRPAGESPAGPALLVAALEGPGAGTEEQGPGPPQLLVSRALLRLLALGSGAWVRARPVRRPPALGWALLGTSSGPGLGPRVGPLLVRRGETLPVPGPRVLETRPALQGLLGPGTRLAVTELRGRAKLGPETEDSSRPPPPPVVSSFAASGAVRRLRGVLGGTGDALGVSRSCLRSLSLFQGEWVWVTRAGESSNTSQPHLATVQVLEPRWDLCERLGPSSGQLGEPLADGLALVPATLAFNLGCDPLEVGELKIQRYLEGSSTPEDKGSCSVLPGPPFAKELHIEIVSSPHYSTNGTYDHVLYRHFQTPRAVQEGDVLCVPTVGQVEILEGSPEKLPRWREMFFKVKKTVGEAPDGPTRAYVADTTHTSLYLVGSALSLVPRLPSGESTPWSSLSPPGLEGLVTELCAALKPRLQPGGALLTGTGSVLLRGPPGSGKTTAVAAACSCLGLHLLKVPCSSLCADSSGAVETKLQAIFSRAGRCRPVVLLLTAVDLLGRDRDGLGEDARVVATLRRLLLDEDPLTSCPPLMVVATTSRAQDLPVDVQTAFPHELEVPVLSEGQRLSILRALTAHLPLGQEVNLAQLARRCAIPLVSWHDVGGLQEVKKEILETIQLPLEHPELLSLGLRRSGLLLHGPPGTGKTLLAKAVATECSLTFLSVKGPELINMYVGQSEENVRHVFARARAAAPCIIFFDELDSLAPSRGRSGDSGGVMDRVVSQLLAELDGLHSTQDVFVIGATNRPDLLDPALLRPGRFDKLVFVGVSEDRASQLRVLSAITRKFRLEPSVSLVDVLDHCPPQLTGADLYSLCSDAMTAALKRRVRDLEEGLEPGSSALLLTMEDLLQAAARLQPSVSEHELLRYKSIQRKFAAC, from the exons ATGGCGCTGGCAGTCTTGCGGGTCCTGGAGCCCTTCCCGACGGAGACACCCCCGTTGGCGGTGCTGCTGCCACCTGGGGGCCCGTGGCCTGCGGCGGGGCTGGGCCTGGTGCTGGCGCTGCGGCCTGCTGGGGAGAGCCCGGCAGGGCCGGCGCTGCTAGTGGCCGCCCTGGAGGGACCGGGCGCGGGCACCGAAGAGCAGGGGCCGGGGCCTCCGCAGCTGCTGGTGAGCCGCGCGCTGTTGCGGCTCCTGGCCCTGGGCTCCGGGGCATGGGTGCGGGCGCGGCCGGTGCGGCGGCCCCCGGCGCTGGGCTGGGCGCTGCTCGGCACCTCGTCTGGGCCCGGGCTCGGACCGAGAGTCGGGCCGTTGCTGGTGAGGCGCGGAGAGACCCTGCCAGTACCCGGACCGCGGGTGCTGGAGACGCGGCCGGCGTTACAAGGGCTACTGGGCCCAGGGACGCGACTAGCTGTGACTGAGCTCCGTGGGCGGGCCAAACTGGGTCCGGAGACTGAGGACAGCAGccggcccccacccccgccggtGGTGTCCTCCTTCGCGGCCTCTGGCGCAGTCCGGCGACTCCGGGGAGTTCTGGGAGGGACTGGAGATGCATTGGGGGTGAGCCGGAGCTGTCTCCGTAGCCTCAGCCTCTTCCAGGGCGAATGGGTGTGGGTGACCCGGGCTGGAGAGTCATCGAACACTTCCCAGCCACACTTGGCCACGGTGCAGGTCCTAGAGCCTCGCTGGGACCTCTGTGAAAGGCTGGGACCCAGCTCTGGGCAGCTGGGAGAGCCCCTCGCTGACGGACTGGCCCTCGTGCCTGCTACTCTGGCTTTTAATCTCGGCTGTGATCCCCTGGAGGTGGGAGAGCTTAAAATTCAG AGATACTTGGAGGGCTCCAGCACCCCTGAAGACAAAGGAAGCTGCTCAGTGCTGCCTGGGCCTCCGTTTGCCAAAGAGTTACACATCGAAATTGTGTCCTCTCCTCACTACAGCACTAATGGAACTTATGACCATGTTCTTTACCGGCACTTTCAGACACCCAG GGCAGTCCAGGAAGGGGATGTTCTGTGTGTGCCAACAGTCGGACAAGTAGAGATCCTGGAAGGAAGCCCAGAGAAACTGCCCAG GTGGCGGGAGATGTTctttaaagtgaagaaaacagTTGGGGAAGCTCCGGATGGGCCAACCAGGGCCTATGTAGCTGACACCACCCACACCTCCTTGTACTTG GTGGGTTCTGCCCTGAGCCTTGTTCCAAGGCTCCCTTCAGGTGAATCCACTCCCTGGAGCAGCTTGTCTCCTCCAGGCCTGGAGGGCTTGGTGACTGAGCTCTGTGCTGCCCTGAAGCCTCGCCTCCAGCCAGG GGGTGCCCTGCTGACAGGAACAGGCAGTGTCCTTCTACGGGGCCCCCCGGGCAGTGGGAAGACCACTGCAGTCGCTGCCGCCTGCAGCTGCCTCGGGCTCCACTTACTGAAG GTGCCCTGCTCCAGCCTCTGTGCAGACAGTAGCGGGGCTGTGGAGACAAAACTGCAGGCCATTTTCTCCCGGGCTGGGCGCTGCCGGCCTGTGGTTCTGTTGCTGACAGCTGTGGACCTGCTGGGCCGGGACCGTGATGGGCTAGGCGAGGATGCCCGTGTGGTGGCCACACTGCGTCGCCTCCTCCTGGATGAAGACCCCCTCACCAG CTGCCCTCCCCTGATGGTCGTGGCCACCACAAGCCGGGCCCAGGACCTGCCTGTGGATGTGCAGACAGCGTTTCCTCACGAGCTAGAGGTGCCTGTGCTGTCAGAGGGGCAGCGGCTCAGCATCCTGCGGGCCCTCACTGCCCACCTCCCACTGGGCCAAGAGGTGAACCTGGCGCAGCTGGCACGGCGGTGTGCA ATCCCCCTGGTGTCCTGGCACGATGTGGGTGGGCTGCAGGAGGTGAAGAAGGAGATTCTGGAGACTATTCAGCTCCCTCTAGAGCACCCTGAGCTGCTGAGCCTGGGCCTGAGGCGCTCCGGCCTTCTGCTCCACGGGCCCCCTGGCACGGGCAAGACCCTCCTGGCCAAGGCAGTAGCCACTGAGTGCAGCCTTACCTTCCTCAG CGTGAAGGGGCCCGAGCTGATCAACATGTACGTGGGCCAAAGCGAGGAGAATGTACGGCATG TGTTTGCCAGGGCCAGGGCCGCAGCTCCATGCATCATCTTCTTTGATGAACTGGACTCCTTGGCCCCAAGCCGGGGGCGAAGTGGAGACTCTGGAGGTGTGATGGACAG GGTGGTGTCTCAGCTCCTGGCCGAGCTGGACGGGCTTCACAGCACTCAGGATGTGTTTGTGATTGGAGCCACCAACAGACCAGACCTCCTGGACCCTGCCCTTCTGAGGCCCGGCAG GTTTGACAAGTTGGTGTTTGTGGGAGTGAGCGAGGACCGCGCCTCCCAGCTGCGTGTTCTGAGTGCCATCACGCGCAA ATTCAGGCTCGAGCCCTCTGTGAGCCTGGTGGACGTGCTGGACCACTGCCCACCCCAGCTGACGGGCGCAGACCTCTACTCCCTGTGCTCCGATGCCATGACAGCTGCCCTCAAACGCAGGGTTCGGGACCTGGAGGAAG GCCTGGAGCCCGGGAGCTCGGCACTGCTGCTCACCATGGAGGACCTGCTGCAGGCTGCAGCTCGGCTACAGCCCTCGGTCAGCGAGCACGAGCTGCTCCGGTACAAGAGCATCCAGCGCAAGTTTGCTGCCTGCTAG